DNA from Mycobacterium sp. SMC-8:
ACACCCAGCTCGAGGTGATCGCCCCGGTGCGCGGACCGAGCATCTACCGGGACTTTCTGGACCGGTGCGGAGCCGGACTGCACCACGTGTGCCGCGAGTTCGATTCGGCGGGGTTCGACGCCGCGACCGCGCAGGCAGACATCGTCATGGCCGGCACGATGGCCGGCGGCATGCGGTTCGCGTACGCCAGTGCCGCGGACGCCGGTGTGCCGTTCATCGAATTCGCCGACATACCAGCAGAAATCCGCGCGTTCTTCGAGCACGTGAAACAGGAGCAGAAGTGAGCATCCAGAACATCCCGGACACGGTCCACGCCGGCGACGTCACGTCCTGGTCCGACGAGGCCGACGTCGTCGTGCTCGGCTTCGGCATCGCCGGCGGGTGCGCGGCCGTCAGCGCCGCGGCGGCCGGGGCGCGGGTTCTGGTTTTGGAGAAGGCGGCCGCCGCCGGCGGGACCACATCGATGGCCGGCGGCCACTTCTACCTGGGAGGCGGCACCGCCGTGCAGCAGGCCACCGGCCACGAGGATTCGGCCGAGGAGATGTACAAGTACCTGGTGTCGCAATCGCGCGACCCGGAACACGACAAGATCCGCGCGTACTGCGAGGCCAGCGTGGAGCACTTCAATTGGCTTGAGGCGCTTGGCTTTGAGTTCGAGCGCAGCTATTACCCCGGCAAGGTCGTGGTGCCACCGGGCACCGAGGGGCTGTCCTACACCGGCAACGAGAAGGTGTGGCCGTTCTGCGAGCAGGCCAAGCCTGCACCGCGCGGGCATTCGGTGCCGGTGCCGGGGGAGTTGGGCGGTGCGGCGATGGTGATCGACCTGCTGCTCAAGCGCGCCGCCGAACTGGGCGTGCAGATCCGCTACGAGACCGGCGCGACGGCGCTCATCACCGACGACACCGGCGCGGTCGTGGGGGTGCGGTGGAAGCACTTCTCCGAATCGGGTGAGGTGAAGGCGAAATCGGTGGTCATCGCCGCCGGCGGTTTTGCGATGAACGCCGAGATGGTGGCCGAGTACACGCCGGCGTTGGGTCAGGAACGCAAGACCAAGCACCACGGCACGGTGGCGCCGTACATCCTGGGCAACCCCAACGACGACGGCCTCGGGATCAAGCTCGGGCTCTCGGCCGGCGGGGTGGCCGCCAACCTCGATCAGCTGTTCATCACCGCGGCGGCCTACCCGCCGGAGATCCTGCTCACCGGCGTCATCGTGAACAAGGACGGTAAGCGCTTCGTGGCCGAGGACTCCTACCATTCGCGCACGTCGGCTTTCGTGCTCGAGCAACCGGAGCAGACCGCGTATCTGGTGGTCGACGAGGACCATATGCAGATGCCGGAGATGCCGCTGATCAAGTTCATCGACGGCTACGAGACGATCGCCGAGATCGAGTCCGCGCTGGGCATTCCGGAGGGCAATCTGGCGGCGACGCTGGAGCGCTACAACGCCAACGCCGCCGAGGGGGTCGACCCGGATTTCCACAAGCAGCCCGAATACGTGGCCCCGCAGGACCACGGGCCGTGGGCGGTGTTCGATCTGTCCCTGGGCCGGGCGATGTACTCCGGGTTCACGATGGGCGGGCTGAAGGTGTCGATCGACGGCGAGGTGCTGCGCGAGGACGGCGGCGCGGTCGCCGGCCTGTACGCCGCGGGGGCGTGCGCGTGCAACATCGCCCAGGACGGCAAAGGGTATGCGAGCGGGACGCAGCTGGGCGAAGGGTCGTTCTTCGGGAGGCGGGCGGGAGAACACGCGGCGAGGCGTTAACCCGGGGTCGTCTCCAGTTCGCTGAGTTCCC
Protein-coding regions in this window:
- a CDS encoding VOC family protein: MLDQTPVQIAWVTDDLAATETALTSLLGARRWVRMPGVHFGPHTCTYRGQPADHVADISLSYAGDTQLEVIAPVRGPSIYRDFLDRCGAGLHHVCREFDSAGFDAATAQADIVMAGTMAGGMRFAYASAADAGVPFIEFADIPAEIRAFFEHVKQEQK
- a CDS encoding FAD-binding protein, which translates into the protein MSIQNIPDTVHAGDVTSWSDEADVVVLGFGIAGGCAAVSAAAAGARVLVLEKAAAAGGTTSMAGGHFYLGGGTAVQQATGHEDSAEEMYKYLVSQSRDPEHDKIRAYCEASVEHFNWLEALGFEFERSYYPGKVVVPPGTEGLSYTGNEKVWPFCEQAKPAPRGHSVPVPGELGGAAMVIDLLLKRAAELGVQIRYETGATALITDDTGAVVGVRWKHFSESGEVKAKSVVIAAGGFAMNAEMVAEYTPALGQERKTKHHGTVAPYILGNPNDDGLGIKLGLSAGGVAANLDQLFITAAAYPPEILLTGVIVNKDGKRFVAEDSYHSRTSAFVLEQPEQTAYLVVDEDHMQMPEMPLIKFIDGYETIAEIESALGIPEGNLAATLERYNANAAEGVDPDFHKQPEYVAPQDHGPWAVFDLSLGRAMYSGFTMGGLKVSIDGEVLREDGGAVAGLYAAGACACNIAQDGKGYASGTQLGEGSFFGRRAGEHAARR